A stretch of the Metopolophium dirhodum isolate CAU chromosome 8, ASM1992520v1, whole genome shotgun sequence genome encodes the following:
- the LOC132951034 gene encoding uncharacterized protein LOC132951034 — MGDHTELKKSNYYVKLVNSLKKRNQVRKVWITMTKELEKIYIDEDGNLQFKDQYLEEINEKNLNKTQDHNLKGILEKLIETTQNKGKEKNLKQIADKLLIEKFSSKNTNSNQWMESFEKECSRFQIDEKEDKIELLKSFLDKPSLDWYSSTLIRLTINAGWSEWKKIFLECFTDNGWNNVTYAVTFKYREGSLTDYAMKKEKLLIDFNIDMDIKSLIALIAVGLPEFILNKIDKSELKESTDLFNNLRQLECQVKKNPQIKIKYEEKKPCKTCEDLGKGVRYHPNEKFWFKRNEENREKNITTKKVNNNSILDVEVYDKTENE; from the coding sequence ATGGGAGATCatacagaattaaaaaaatcaaactatTACGTAAAACTagttaattcattaaagaaaaGAAATCAGGTAAGAAAAGTATGGATTACGATGACAAAAGAATTAGAGAAGATATACATTGACGAAGATGGAAATCTACAATTTAAAGACCAATACTTAGAGGAAATAAATGAAAAGAACTTAAATAAAACACAGGATCATAATCTGAAAGGGATATTAGAAAAACTGATAGAAACAACACAAAATAAAggtaaagaaaaaaacttaaaacaaatagcAGACAAACTTTTGATAGAAAAATTTTCAAGCAAAAATACTAATTCTAATCAGTGGATGGAAAGTTTTGAAAAAGAGTGCTCTAGATTTCAAATAGACGAAAAAGaggataaaattgaattattaaaatcattcttGGACAAACCGAGTTTAGATTGGTACTCTTCTACACTCATAAGATTAACAATAAATGCTGGTTGGTctgaatggaaaaaaatatttttagaatgctTTACAGATAATGGATGGAATAATGTTACTTATGCAGTAACATTTAAATATCGAGAAGGTTCATTAACTGATTATGCtatgaaaaaagaaaaacttttaatagattttaatatagataTGGATATTAAATCACTTATAGCGTTGATAGCAGTAGGGCTACCAGAATTTATACTGAACAAAATTGATAAATCAGAATTAAAAGAATCAACagacttatttaataatttgagacAGCTCGAAtgtcaagtaaaaaaaaatcctcaaataaaaatcaaatatgaaGAAAAGAAACCTTGTAAGACATGTGAAGATTTGGGTAAAGGTGTAAGATACCACCCTAATGaaaaattttggtttaaaaGGAATGAAgaaaatagagaaaaaaacattacaacaaaaaaggtaaataacaatTCTATCTTAGATGTAGAAGTTTATGATAAAACAGAAAACGAATAA